In the genome of Pediococcus claussenii ATCC BAA-344, one region contains:
- the nusG gene encoding transcription termination/antitermination protein NusG, producing the protein METAEKNWYVLHTYSGYENKVKNNLDSRSISMGMQDFIFRVVVPEEEERETKNGKEKIVKKNEFPGYVLVEMVMTDDSWYVVRNTPGVTGFIGSHGSGSKPTPLLPDEVDTVLRRLGMTSEHVDIDVEVGEFVTITDGAFNGLTGKITEIDDKNMKVKVDIDMFGRETSTELDLSQIAKID; encoded by the coding sequence ATGGAAACTGCTGAAAAGAATTGGTATGTGCTACATACATACTCAGGTTACGAAAATAAAGTAAAAAATAACTTAGATTCACGTTCAATTTCAATGGGGATGCAAGACTTTATTTTTCGAGTAGTTGTTCCTGAAGAAGAGGAACGTGAAACAAAAAATGGTAAAGAAAAAATTGTAAAAAAGAATGAGTTTCCTGGATATGTATTGGTAGAAATGGTAATGACTGATGATTCTTGGTATGTTGTTCGTAATACACCGGGAGTTACAGGATTTATCGGATCACATGGTTCTGGTAGTAAACCAACACCACTTTTACCAGATGAAGTTGATACAGTTCTCCGTCGTTTAGGTATGACATCTGAACATGTTGACATTGACGTTGAAGTTGGCGAATTTGTCACTATTACAGACGGTGCTTTTAATGGTTTGACAGGGAAAATCACTGAAATTGATGATAAGAATATGAAAGTTAAGGTTGATATTGACATGTTTGGGCGTGAGACTAGCACAGAGTTAGATCTCAGCCAAATTGCTAAAATCGACTAA
- the rplK gene encoding 50S ribosomal protein L11: protein MAKKVANVVKLQIPAGKATPAPPVGPALGQAGINIMGFTKDFNARTADQAGLLIPVVITVYEDRSFDFVTKTPPASVLLKKAAGVEHGSGEPNTNKVATVTKAQVKEIAESKMQDLNAADVEAAMRMIEGTARSMGFVVEG, encoded by the coding sequence GTGGCTAAAAAAGTAGCAAACGTTGTTAAATTACAGATTCCTGCTGGAAAAGCAACTCCAGCTCCACCAGTTGGACCAGCTCTTGGACAAGCAGGTATTAATATTATGGGATTCACAAAGGACTTCAATGCTCGTACGGCTGATCAAGCTGGCTTATTGATTCCTGTTGTGATCACAGTGTACGAAGATCGTTCATTCGACTTCGTCACAAAGACACCACCTGCTTCTGTTCTATTGAAGAAAGCTGCCGGTGTTGAACATGGTTCAGGCGAACCCAATACTAACAAGGTTGCCACAGTTACAAAGGCCCAGGTTAAGGAAATCGCTGAATCAAAAATGCAAGATCTAAACGCTGCAGACGTTGAAGCTGCTATGCGCATGATCGAAGGTACTGCTCGTAGTATGGGATTCGTTGTCGAAGGCTAA
- the rplA gene encoding 50S ribosomal protein L1 has translation MAKKGKKYQEAAKQVDVTKAYAPKEALELVKNIDFAKFDATVETVYNLNVDTKQADQQLRGAVVLPNGTGKTQTVIVFAKGEKAKEAQDAGADVVGDDDLVQRIQDGWLDFDVAIATPDMMGQVGRLGRVLGPKNLMPNPKTGTVTMDVAKAVEESKGGKVTYRTDRDGNVHVPIGKVSFDADKLLGNLNTINDTITRLRPASVKGAFIKNVSVASTFGPGVKIDFAQF, from the coding sequence ATGGCTAAAAAAGGTAAAAAATATCAAGAAGCTGCTAAACAGGTCGATGTTACAAAAGCATACGCACCTAAAGAAGCTCTTGAATTAGTTAAAAACATTGATTTTGCTAAGTTTGATGCAACAGTTGAAACTGTTTATAACTTGAACGTTGATACAAAACAAGCTGACCAACAATTACGTGGTGCTGTTGTTTTGCCAAACGGTACAGGTAAGACACAAACTGTTATTGTATTTGCTAAAGGTGAAAAGGCTAAAGAAGCCCAAGATGCTGGTGCAGACGTTGTCGGAGACGATGATTTAGTGCAACGTATTCAAGATGGCTGGTTAGACTTTGATGTTGCAATCGCAACACCTGACATGATGGGACAAGTTGGACGTTTGGGTCGTGTATTAGGTCCTAAGAACTTAATGCCCAATCCTAAGACTGGTACTGTTACGATGGATGTTGCTAAAGCAGTTGAAGAATCAAAGGGTGGTAAGGTAACTTACCGTACTGACCGTGACGGAAATGTTCATGTTCCAATCGGTAAGGTATCGTTTGATGCTGACAAGCTTCTTGGCAACTTAAATACAATTAACGATACAATTACTCGTTTGCGTCCTGCTTCTGTTAAGGGTGCATTTATAAAGAATGTATCAGTTGCATCAACATTTGGTCCTGGTGTTAAGATTGACTTCGCTCAATTCTAA
- the rplJ gene encoding 50S ribosomal protein L10, producing MSKEAIAKKAEIVDGVADQFTNSMAAIVVDARGLTVAEVTELRKQLREEGVKMQVIKNKILSRAAEKAGFEGMDEVFSGPSAVAFSDEDPVAPAKVLKKFADDNDNLTIKGGIIEGAVADIDKINTFATMPSRDDLLAMLANEFMSPVRDVAYALKAVADKKAEEEVA from the coding sequence ATGAGTAAAGAAGCTATCGCTAAGAAAGCTGAAATCGTTGATGGTGTTGCTGATCAATTTACAAACTCAATGGCTGCAATTGTTGTTGATGCTCGTGGATTAACAGTTGCTGAGGTTACCGAATTACGTAAGCAATTACGTGAAGAAGGTGTCAAGATGCAAGTGATCAAGAATAAGATTCTATCACGTGCTGCTGAAAAAGCAGGTTTTGAAGGAATGGACGAAGTATTCTCTGGCCCTTCAGCTGTTGCCTTCTCTGATGAAGACCCAGTTGCACCTGCTAAAGTTTTGAAGAAGTTCGCTGACGACAATGACAACCTTACAATTAAGGGTGGTATTATCGAAGGCGCTGTTGCGGATATTGACAAGATTAATACCTTTGCTACAATGCCAAGTCGTGATGACTTGCTTGCAATGCTTGCAAATGAATTTATGTCACCAGTTCGTGATGTTGCTTATGCCCTTAAAGCTGTTGCTGATAAGAAGGCAGAAGAAGAAGTCGCATAA
- the rplL gene encoding 50S ribosomal protein L7/L12 — translation MALDKDQFIEDLKGASISDLNDLVKAIEDEFGVSAAAPVAAAGAAGAAGAAEKTSFTVELTSAGAAKIKVIKAVREITGAGLKDAKDMVDSAPSVIKDDVAEDEANDLKAKLEEAGASVEVK, via the coding sequence ATGGCATTAGATAAAGACCAATTCATTGAAGACCTTAAAGGTGCTTCAATCTCAGATTTAAATGATCTTGTAAAGGCAATCGAAGACGAATTCGGCGTTTCAGCTGCTGCTCCAGTTGCTGCTGCAGGTGCTGCAGGTGCTGCAGGCGCTGCAGAAAAGACATCATTCACTGTTGAACTTACTAGCGCAGGCGCTGCTAAGATCAAGGTTATCAAAGCAGTTCGTGAAATTACAGGTGCTGGCTTGAAGGATGCTAAAGACATGGTTGATAGCGCACCTTCAGTTATCAAAGATGACGTTGCTGAAGACGAAGCTAACGACTTGAAGGCTAAGCTTGAAGAAGCTGGCGCATCAGTTGAAGTTAAGTAA
- a CDS encoding YncE family protein — protein sequence MGSKYLGDKNEYSSMVAKKNNVPRWTSDSKALISEKQFNTIFLSANKKSAGNNGIGISEFPNISSTVIPGLRGGWSINKKTKKSAFGTDWVPQGITQTPNYIFISEYDGNHKLNSLIQVVNIKTGQYVKTLILNSASHVGGLAYDPVRKILWWSDDLHGYGGLAYTSISTVDNYNAQMLKRPIKSNYKILPWVSKTSGIVYYKNQLVVVIYGQKRSSRSVIAMPLNKKTGMLKDFVSVVKHNELNLKSEKELVKSLIKSGLVQSMTKGWPRMQGLSINDKGFSLFSQSNGLANSKIWFEEPNDKTGTAFAFNPPKEKVVQVTTPPSIEQTSLSTKNQSLLVLFESGAREYREAGNFLYRQPIMDRVVRLQLSKN from the coding sequence TTGGGAAGCAAATATTTGGGTGATAAGAATGAATATAGTTCAATGGTTGCGAAGAAGAATAATGTTCCACGATGGACTTCGGATTCGAAAGCTCTAATTTCAGAAAAACAATTCAATACCATATTTCTTTCAGCCAATAAAAAAAGTGCTGGAAATAATGGAATTGGAATTAGTGAATTTCCAAATATAAGCTCAACAGTTATTCCTGGACTTAGAGGTGGTTGGTCAATTAATAAAAAAACTAAAAAGTCCGCCTTTGGCACGGATTGGGTTCCACAAGGAATTACACAAACACCAAATTACATATTTATTAGTGAATATGATGGGAACCATAAACTTAATTCACTGATACAGGTGGTTAATATTAAAACCGGCCAATATGTTAAAACATTAATTTTAAATTCGGCATCTCATGTTGGTGGTTTGGCTTACGATCCGGTAAGAAAGATACTTTGGTGGTCTGACGATCTTCATGGTTATGGTGGCTTAGCTTATACGTCAATTTCGACGGTGGATAATTATAATGCTCAAATGCTGAAAAGACCGATTAAGTCGAATTACAAAATATTACCATGGGTGTCTAAAACATCCGGAATTGTATATTATAAAAATCAATTAGTGGTTGTAATATACGGACAAAAGCGTAGTTCTAGGTCAGTGATAGCAATGCCCCTTAACAAAAAAACTGGTATGCTTAAGGATTTTGTAAGCGTGGTTAAACATAACGAACTTAATTTAAAATCAGAAAAGGAGCTTGTCAAAAGCTTAATAAAATCTGGTTTAGTTCAGTCAATGACAAAAGGATGGCCACGAATGCAAGGATTATCAATTAATGACAAAGGATTCTCCTTGTTCTCTCAGTCAAACGGATTAGCAAATTCAAAAATATGGTTTGAAGAGCCTAATGATAAAACTGGAACTGCATTTGCTTTTAATCCTCCCAAGGAAAAGGTTGTGCAAGTTACTACGCCACCATCAATTGAGCAAACGTCATTAAGTACAAAAAATCAGTCACTACTTGTTTTATTTGAGAGTGGTGCACGAGAATATAGAGAAGCCGGAAATTTCTTATATCGACAACCAATTATGGACAGAGTCGTACGGTTACAGCTTTCTAAGAACTAA
- the pyrF gene encoding orotidine-5'-phosphate decarboxylase, with protein MGDIIIALDFSEKQKMQNFLNNFQVGKKPVVKIGMELFYQYGPALIKEVQRQGFKIFLDLKLNDIPNTVERGMFQIAKLGVQYTTVHALGGTEMMQAAIRGAQKGATSANVNRPLVLAVTELTSISEKVMHDEQNIDISMREQVESLINLSYKAGTDGVICSALDLKELDGNFKNFKFITPGIRPLGFEKSDQKRVVTPTEARQFGSTDIVVGRPITRSNNPLKTYQQIFKEWSK; from the coding sequence TTGGGAGATATAATTATCGCTTTAGACTTTAGCGAAAAACAGAAAATGCAAAATTTTCTAAATAATTTTCAAGTAGGAAAAAAGCCGGTTGTAAAGATTGGAATGGAACTGTTTTATCAGTATGGGCCCGCACTTATTAAAGAGGTTCAAAGGCAAGGATTTAAAATATTCTTAGACTTAAAGCTAAATGACATACCTAATACGGTAGAACGTGGAATGTTTCAAATTGCCAAACTTGGAGTTCAATATACAACAGTTCATGCCCTTGGTGGAACTGAAATGATGCAAGCAGCAATTAGGGGAGCACAGAAAGGTGCGACCTCAGCAAACGTCAATCGCCCTTTAGTTTTGGCGGTTACAGAATTAACTTCAATTTCCGAAAAAGTGATGCATGACGAGCAAAATATTGATATATCAATGCGTGAACAGGTCGAAAGTCTTATAAACTTATCCTATAAAGCGGGAACCGATGGGGTAATATGTTCTGCTCTTGATTTAAAAGAATTAGATGGTAATTTTAAGAACTTTAAATTCATAACTCCCGGAATTCGACCGCTTGGTTTCGAAAAATCCGACCAAAAGAGAGTCGTTACACCAACGGAAGCAAGACAATTTGGAAGTACTGACATTGTTGTTGGAAGACCAATTACACGTTCAAATAATCCACTTAAGACATATCAGCAAATTTTTAAAGAATGGAGCAAATAA
- the pyrE gene encoding orotate phosphoribosyltransferase, giving the protein MNNLELKILKQLLEIKAITINPQNPFTYASGIHSPIYTDLRQTISYPELRHDIAQGLSEVIKEFFPEATVIGGVATAGIPHAAWVAELMELPMIYVRSKPKDHGAGRQIEGRVSQDDSVVLIDDLISTGGSVLKAAEAVNSSGAKVIGVTSIFSYGLVDAKLNFKEEGVTLKSLLDFKNLVELIKRLDLLSLKEVDLVEKWHSDPWNWK; this is encoded by the coding sequence ATGAATAATCTAGAATTAAAAATTTTAAAACAATTACTTGAAATTAAGGCTATCACAATTAATCCCCAAAATCCTTTTACATATGCTAGTGGTATTCATTCACCTATTTATACAGATTTACGACAGACAATTAGTTACCCAGAATTAAGGCACGACATTGCTCAAGGATTATCAGAAGTAATTAAAGAATTTTTTCCTGAAGCAACAGTGATTGGTGGAGTTGCAACAGCCGGTATTCCTCATGCAGCTTGGGTTGCTGAATTAATGGAGTTGCCCATGATTTATGTGCGGTCCAAACCAAAAGATCATGGAGCGGGCAGACAAATTGAAGGGCGTGTTTCTCAAGATGATAGTGTAGTTTTGATTGATGATTTAATCTCAACCGGAGGCAGCGTACTAAAGGCAGCAGAGGCCGTTAATAGCTCTGGAGCAAAAGTGATTGGAGTTACATCAATTTTTAGCTACGGATTGGTAGACGCTAAACTTAACTTTAAAGAAGAAGGGGTTACTTTAAAATCGTTATTAGATTTTAAAAATTTAGTAGAGCTAATTAAAAGGCTAGATTTGTTAAGTTTAAAAGAAGTTGACTTGGTTGAAAAATGGCACAGTGATCCATGGAATTGGAAATAG
- a CDS encoding aspartate carbamoyltransferase catalytic subunit: MITKIKNSQQDLTSIEGFNEEQILHKINLAEEYKKGRQIELKRPVYAANLFFENSTRTKVSFEMAETRLGIQIMGFETERSSIKKGETLNDTVLTLQSIGVDFTVIRHSQNEYYKEITEGNRQISIINAGDGSGQHPSQSLLDMMTIYEEFGEFSGLKILIMGDLRHSRVAHSNAQILKKLGATLYFSGPSEWYDSKFDQYGKYVAIDDVISVVDVVMLLRIQTERMESEETGFNVSQYHKKFGLTKSRAKRMGENAIIMHPAPVNRGVEIASELVESDASRIFKQMSNGVFMRMAIIEDVLAAKGLIGVVK, translated from the coding sequence ATGATCACAAAAATAAAGAATAGTCAGCAAGATTTAACAAGTATTGAGGGATTTAATGAAGAACAAATTTTACATAAAATCAATCTGGCGGAGGAATACAAAAAGGGTCGCCAAATAGAATTAAAAAGACCGGTTTATGCTGCGAATCTTTTCTTTGAGAATAGCACTCGTACAAAAGTTAGTTTCGAGATGGCCGAGACAAGATTAGGAATACAAATTATGGGGTTTGAAACAGAACGCAGCTCTATAAAAAAAGGTGAAACGTTAAATGATACGGTATTAACGTTGCAATCAATTGGTGTTGATTTTACAGTAATTCGACATTCACAAAATGAATACTATAAAGAAATTACTGAAGGAAATCGACAAATAAGTATCATTAACGCAGGTGATGGTAGTGGACAGCATCCGTCACAATCTTTGCTAGATATGATGACAATTTATGAAGAATTTGGCGAATTTTCGGGTTTGAAAATTTTGATTATGGGAGATTTAAGACATTCCAGGGTAGCGCATTCTAATGCTCAAATCTTGAAAAAGTTAGGAGCAACGTTGTATTTTAGCGGACCGTCCGAATGGTATGACAGCAAATTTGACCAATATGGAAAGTACGTTGCAATAGATGATGTTATATCAGTTGTTGATGTAGTTATGCTTTTACGAATTCAGACGGAGAGAATGGAAAGTGAAGAGACAGGATTTAATGTGAGTCAGTACCATAAAAAGTTTGGTCTCACAAAGAGCAGAGCAAAAAGAATGGGCGAAAACGCTATAATAATGCATCCTGCACCCGTTAACCGCGGTGTTGAGATTGCAAGTGAACTTGTTGAAAGTGATGCCTCAAGGATTTTTAAACAAATGAGTAACGGTGTTTTTATGAGAATGGCAATTATTGAAGATGTTTTGGCTGCAAAAGGTTTGATTGGGGTAGTGAAATAA
- a CDS encoding dihydroorotase: MTRILIKNGTVVTFKSVKQANVLINENTIEKIAPNIEENFDQVIDATGKLIFPGLVDVHVHFRDPGFTQKETVQTGSLAAAHGGYTTVCTMPNVKPVPNTPKLLKKMIDANMEKSVVKIRQIAPISVDRIKENLNDLEGLKKVGAIGFSNDGSGVQSTKLMLKAMEQVVKLKVPIAAHLEDESLMGSGVINDGQAARRLGLAGITELAETTQLARDLELARATGVHYHVCHISTKRSVQLVRQAKADGVHVTAEVTPHHLLLDDSMIKTDDPAFKMNPPLRSYEDRQALLVGLIDGTIDAIATDHAPHTVEDKEGSFETASFGISGLETALPLIYSSFVKTGILSLSQLVQIMSYNPAQIFKLDGAGQLQEGNAADIIIFDPNKKWKISNEFFESKGHNSPFIGRKVFGKVQCTIVNGKIVFGEESK, encoded by the coding sequence ATGACAAGAATTCTTATTAAGAATGGTACGGTAGTCACTTTTAAATCAGTAAAACAGGCAAATGTTTTGATAAATGAAAATACAATTGAAAAAATTGCCCCCAATATTGAGGAAAACTTTGATCAAGTGATTGACGCAACAGGCAAATTGATTTTTCCAGGTTTAGTAGATGTTCATGTACACTTTAGGGATCCAGGATTTACACAAAAAGAGACAGTTCAAACAGGAAGCTTAGCAGCAGCTCATGGTGGATACACAACGGTTTGTACGATGCCAAATGTAAAACCAGTACCCAATACGCCTAAGTTATTGAAAAAAATGATTGATGCAAATATGGAAAAATCAGTTGTTAAAATTAGACAAATTGCTCCGATTTCGGTTGATCGAATTAAAGAAAATTTAAATGATTTAGAGGGTCTTAAAAAGGTAGGCGCAATCGGATTCAGTAACGATGGTAGTGGAGTTCAAAGTACAAAACTGATGTTAAAAGCCATGGAACAGGTTGTAAAACTAAAGGTTCCGATTGCAGCTCACTTAGAAGATGAAAGCTTGATGGGATCAGGTGTCATTAATGACGGGCAAGCAGCTAGACGATTAGGGTTAGCGGGAATAACTGAGCTAGCAGAAACAACTCAATTAGCACGAGATTTAGAGTTGGCAAGAGCAACGGGAGTTCATTATCATGTATGCCACATTTCGACTAAACGAAGCGTACAGTTGGTTCGACAAGCAAAAGCTGATGGAGTCCACGTAACGGCAGAAGTTACTCCCCACCACTTGTTGTTGGATGATTCGATGATCAAAACAGATGACCCTGCTTTTAAAATGAATCCACCATTAAGAAGCTATGAAGACCGACAAGCACTTTTAGTTGGTTTGATTGATGGAACAATTGATGCGATTGCAACGGACCACGCACCTCACACTGTGGAGGATAAAGAGGGGTCATTTGAGACCGCTTCCTTTGGAATAAGTGGTCTGGAAACTGCGTTGCCTTTAATTTATAGCAGTTTTGTAAAAACAGGAATTCTCAGTTTATCACAGCTAGTACAGATAATGAGTTACAATCCAGCGCAAATATTTAAATTAGATGGAGCGGGACAACTGCAAGAAGGCAATGCAGCAGACATAATCATTTTTGATCCTAACAAAAAGTGGAAGATTTCGAATGAATTTTTTGAATCAAAGGGACATAATTCACCATTTATTGGGCGAAAAGTATTTGGCAAAGTGCAGTGCACAATTGTTAACGGAAAGATTGTTTTTGGGGAGGAGTCGAAATGA
- a CDS encoding carbamoyl phosphate synthase small subunit, whose translation MKRYLLLEDGVVFEGQAIGANQTTTGELVFNTGMSGYQESLTDPSYSGQILMFTYPTIGNYGINSNDLESAKIRTRGIIVNELTRETANRKMRMTLEEYLAQQNIPGIKGIDTRAVTKHIREAGVMRAAILDEIKSNSLSTLQSSPVGHNQVTNIATKNAYPNPADGKRVVVIDFGLKFSILRELGKRNCDVIVMPPDSTADEIIKCNPDGVLLSNGPGDPSDIDDNVLSMIRTIQIKYPLFGICLGHQLFAMANGATAKKMKFGHRGFNHPVKNLESGRIDFTSQNHGYAVDKHSLKETELLVTHEEINDHTIEGLKHKKFNAFSVQFHPDAAPGPHDANDLFDQFIEMIEQHN comes from the coding sequence ATGAAAAGGTATCTTTTACTAGAAGATGGTGTTGTTTTTGAAGGTCAAGCAATTGGGGCTAATCAAACTACGACGGGCGAACTTGTTTTCAATACTGGGATGTCAGGGTATCAGGAATCACTAACGGACCCCTCTTATAGCGGGCAGATCCTAATGTTTACATATCCCACGATTGGTAACTACGGCATTAATAGTAATGATCTTGAATCCGCTAAGATTAGAACGCGCGGAATCATTGTTAATGAACTTACTAGGGAAACTGCTAATCGAAAAATGCGTATGACATTGGAAGAATATTTGGCGCAGCAAAACATTCCCGGAATAAAGGGAATTGATACACGAGCCGTTACCAAACATATTAGAGAGGCAGGTGTTATGCGAGCTGCAATTTTAGATGAAATTAAATCAAATAGTTTGAGTACACTTCAAAGCTCGCCAGTGGGACATAATCAAGTTACTAATATTGCTACTAAGAATGCATATCCCAATCCGGCAGATGGTAAAAGAGTGGTTGTAATTGATTTTGGGTTAAAGTTTTCAATTTTACGAGAATTGGGTAAGAGAAACTGCGATGTTATTGTTATGCCCCCTGATTCTACGGCAGATGAAATAATAAAATGTAATCCAGATGGGGTTCTATTGAGCAATGGACCCGGAGATCCTAGCGATATTGATGACAATGTTTTGTCGATGATTCGTACTATTCAAATTAAGTACCCACTATTCGGAATTTGTTTGGGGCATCAACTGTTTGCAATGGCAAATGGTGCAACTGCTAAAAAAATGAAATTTGGGCATCGTGGATTTAATCACCCTGTTAAAAATTTAGAGAGTGGAAGAATTGACTTCACCTCCCAAAATCATGGTTATGCTGTAGATAAGCATTCATTAAAGGAAACTGAATTATTGGTAACGCATGAAGAAATAAATGATCACACAATTGAAGGTCTTAAACACAAAAAATTCAATGCATTTTCTGTCCAGTTTCACCCAGATGCGGCCCCTGGACCACATGATGCAAATGATTTATTTGATCAATTTATAGAAATGATTGAGCAACATAATTAA